A section of the Thauera sp. K11 genome encodes:
- a CDS encoding antitoxin PaaA2 family protein, with protein MAYLHNELHIVRVDLLDAPQDSEGDMSRRPRQDAAQQMQRVHEAAAYDAWFRAQVRATIDGPRPSVPDDAARTHFAPRKTALRQRGP; from the coding sequence ATGGCTTACCTGCACAACGAGCTGCACATCGTTCGCGTCGACCTGCTCGACGCCCCGCAAGACAGCGAGGGCGACATGAGCCGCCGGCCGCGCCAGGATGCAGCCCAGCAGATGCAGCGTGTCCACGAAGCCGCTGCGTATGACGCTTGGTTCCGCGCACAGGTCCGGGCGACTATCGATGGTCCTCGCCCGAGCGTGCCCGATGACGCAGCTCGCACCCACTTCGCGCCCCGGAAGACCGCGCTGCGCCAGCGCGGGCCGTGA
- a CDS encoding polymorphic toxin type 4 domain-containing protein, whose translation MQFAERTFRDALGAIVIQSRLRPGVTRQDFEKQMFPGLEVGLPGWQRAHSQGAGTGFESPNAIRYAPEAVNQQYQRLGIERHVRELLAHKPPGVELWLTTATTTHPRTLRLKEIQYRVDAVQGTQSRRLFEASIAVSDSRDSPRVTVQATPFGTFS comes from the coding sequence ATGCAGTTTGCTGAACGCACGTTTCGTGATGCACTTGGGGCCATCGTGATTCAGAGTCGCCTGCGGCCCGGTGTCACCCGCCAGGACTTCGAAAAGCAGATGTTTCCAGGTCTGGAAGTCGGCCTGCCCGGGTGGCAACGAGCCCATAGCCAAGGCGCAGGCACGGGCTTCGAAAGCCCGAACGCGATCAGGTATGCGCCGGAGGCCGTCAATCAGCAGTATCAGCGCCTGGGCATTGAGCGCCACGTCCGTGAATTGCTCGCCCACAAACCGCCTGGCGTCGAGCTTTGGCTGACCACCGCGACGACAACGCATCCACGCACGCTTCGGCTCAAGGAGATTCAGTACCGGGTGGATGCCGTGCAGGGCACCCAGTCCCGCAGGCTCTTCGAAGCGAGCATTGCCGTTTCGGACAGTCGGGACAGTCCCCGCGTCACCGTGCAGGCGACCCCCTTCGGCACGTTCTCGTGA